The Spinacia oleracea cultivar Varoflay chromosome 2, BTI_SOV_V1, whole genome shotgun sequence DNA segment TCAAGGTCTAGCTTTTGCATTTGTTTTTTCCACTTGATTGCATAAATAGTATTATCTTAATCTTTCACTACTTAATTCTTCATCTTTAGTCTTTACTAAAATGTAATATCTGACTTTGGTAATTCTATGAGACAGGTGCATGATGCTGGACACATGGTTCCAATGGACCAACCTAAGGCTGCTCTAGAGATGCTCAAGAGGTGGACACAAGGTACATTGGCTTTAGCAGATACAACAGATAAGATTTCTCCTGTGTGATTTCCTGCGTGTCACTCATGGGTCAGAAGTGCATGTAGTAAAATCAAAACCTGCAGCCTGTACACCAGTCTGATATGAACGAGCAACTAGCTACTTCGACCCAAATAGACATCAGTCTGCTGTACTTGAGATCTTTTGTAACCCTGAACTTTCAAGTTTATTCTTTGGAAGCATACTAATAAATTATACTATCCTCTGTTccataaataaaattgtaagATCAACTAATAAATGTTTCAAAGGAATGGTGAATAGGAAAGACAGTTCAACTTCACTCTATGAcaggaaaataaaacaaagtttcAGACCATACGATAATTGAAACTTGAAGAGATTGTGTTCTATAAGTCATCAAAGAACTTTCCAACACAAAACCTATTTAACAAAACCCAAGAAACTGGCAATTGCTCTCCGTTCAAGTTTAGataagcaaaacagtacaacaaTTAGCCGAGGAATAAGCACTTTTTGTTAGTTTATGTAACAGGAAAGGCTAAACTTTTAGATTCAATCTCAATGGGGTGTAATAAAACCTTAGATCACTAAAGTTCCCAAAAAATTTCTCTGTTGTAGCAAACAGAAGAATTTAAAAACATTTAGTACTCACTACTCAGTAAGTTCCTTGATCACCTCAACATCAACTGCTGGTGAGCCCCAATTTACAAGTAGATCACATTATGAACTAGTGCACTCCATAGAGTTCTTTCAGTGACTGAATTACTGGCTGAAAGCCAGAGCTCAAAGGAACAACAGACGTAACACGCAGATGTTCAGCATTACCATTCTTTGGTTTCGCCAATGTCATCCGACACATTTCTCCTTCCAGAATTTTTCCAGCATTTGTAGCTACAAGATCAAAGACTACTCCTAAGATGACTAAATACCGAAACATATGCAATTACTACACAAAATTAACAACAGCATTACTATATGAAGAAGGGCATGACTGAGAGCTACTAAAATATCTCAAAAGATTCACAATTACACCATAGCATTGCCAATCAAAGAAAGCAGGAGAAAATTGTACCTGCAAAAGGGTGAAGCTTGGCAAAATCGAAGAATTCATTAGCAGAACAACCAAACAAAACTTTAGCAGCCCTATCAAAGCATATAACCCTAAACACCCT contains these protein-coding regions:
- the LOC110792869 gene encoding uncharacterized protein isoform X2; protein product: MGDEKPQTVLCSIIAVETTNDFSYLVCSLCEKPLPNPLSLCKFCNRNSFNSSSASKRLFRLLVQFSPAFFDWQCYGVIVNLLRYFSSSQSCPSSYTTNAGKILEGEMCRMTLAKPKNGNAEHLRVTSVVPLSSGFQPVIQSLKELYGVH
- the LOC110792869 gene encoding uncharacterized protein isoform X1 — translated: MGDEKPQTVLCSIIAVETTNDFSYLVCSLCEKPLPNPLSLCKFCNRNSFNSSSASKRLFRLLVSIASDTRVFRVICFDRAAKVLFGCSANEFFDFAKLHPFAATNAGKILEGEMCRMTLAKPKNGNAEHLRVTSVVPLSSGFQPVIQSLKELYGVH